GTAAAGGAGGTTATCGATGGTGCGTGCAAAGCTCTGGTTTCGATGCGCAGCCATGCATGACCCTGTGACCCCCATGGTCGTGCAGCCGGCGCTTGTGGGATGGGAGGCAAAAAAGCGCAGGGTGGATCTCACCATAGAGCGCGCCTTCAGCGGCGAGGAACTCGTGAAGCGGATGAAGGGATGGGTGACCACAGATCCCTACAAGGTGATTGAGGTCGTAAAGAAATATGGTAAGCTGAAAGTCCTCGATGATCGCGAACTCGTTATTGAAATAGAGAAAGAAGAAGATGCAGCGACGCTTCAACAAGCGCTTCTTAACGATTTCGGTACGGAAGTTGATATAGAGATGGTGAAAAAGACCCCCCGCTCATGAAACATATTAGAAATTTCAGCATCATCGCGCACATAGACCACGGCAAGTCAACGCTCGCGGACCGTCTCATCCAGTACACGCACTTGATCGATGACCGGCAGTTTCGGGACCAGATCCTGGATAACATGGACATCGAGCGCGAGCGGGGCATCACCATAAAGAGTCAGACCGTTGATCTCCCTTATGTGGCTGACGACGGGGAGCCCTACGAATTGAATCTCATCGACACCCCGGGCCATGTGGATTTTTCGTACGAGGTGTCGCGGGCACTTGCTTCCTGCGAGGGAGTGCTTTTGCTCATCGATGCGGCCCAGGGCGTCGAAGCGCAAACGCTTGGAAATCTCTATGCCGCATTGGAGCACAATCTCGTCATCATTCCTGTTATCAATAAAATAGACCTTCCGGTTGCCGATATTGAGCGGGTGAAGCACGAGATAGACCACGAGCTCGGGCTCGACCCAGAATCGGCAATCCTCTGCTCGGCAAAAGAGGGCACCGGCATCGAAGACATCTTCAAGGCGGTCATTGAGAGAATCCCTCCGCCGAGCGGCGATTCGTCAAAACCGCTCACAGCGCTCATTTTTGACGCCCACTATGATCCATTCCGGGGTACGATCGTAAGCTGTCGCATCTTCGACGGTACGGTGAGACACGGGGATATCATCCGGCTTATGTCCAACGGCACTACATATAAGGTAGAAGAGGTGGGGGTCTTTCGGCTTGCCCGGGAGCCCCAGAAGGAGCTCACAGCCGGCATGGTGGGCTACCTGATCGCAGGGATTAAAACGGTAAGCGACACGCGTATCGGCGACACCATAACCCTGGATACACACCCGGCAGCTCATCCCCTACCAGGTTTTGTCGAGGTAAAACCCGTTGTGTTTTCTTCGATCTATCCCATCGCCTCCGATGATTATCCCTCGCTGGTGGATGCCCTGGAGAAATACAAATTGAACGATGCGGCGCTTGTCTACGAGAAGGATTCCTCCGCAGCCTTAGGCCAGGGCTTCCGGTGCGGCTTTCTGGGGCTTCTTCATCTCGAGATCGTTCAGGAACGGCTTGAAAGGGAATTCGATCAGTCCATCATCATGACGGCACCGTCCGTCCAGTACCGCTTCTACTTGAACGAGGGTGCCATGGTAGAGGTCGATAATCCGCTTTACTATCCCGACCCGGCCAAGATACGAAAATCGGAAGAACCGTACATACGCGCGAGTATCCTTGTGCCAGAGCGCTATGTGGGCGCGGTCATTAAGCTCTGTATGGACCGCAGAGGCGTGAACTCACACCTCAACTACCCCACGCCCGGCAGGGTTGAGATAACTTTCGACATGCCGCTCGCCGAGGTGATATTCGATTTTTATGACAGGCTGAAGAGCATCACCCAGGGTTACGGTTCCTTTGACTATGAAATCATCGATTATCGCGAGAGCGACCTCGTAAAACTCGACATACTGGTGAACGGGGAAAAGGTCGATGCACTCTCGATCCTGGTTCATCGTGATAATGCCAGGGAACGGGCGGTCCGGGTCTGCGAAAGATTGAAGGACGAAATACCGAGACAGCAATTCAAGATCGCGATCCAGGGCGCTATCGGCGGTAAGATCATTGCACGGTCCACCATCTCAGCCTACAGAAAAGATGTGACCGCCAAATGTTATGGCGGTGATGTGACGAGAAAGAGGAAGCTTTTGGAGAAACAAAAGAAAGGCAAGAAACGGATGCGTATGGTAGGCGATGTGGAGATACCTCAAAGCGCCTTTCTGGCGGCCTTAAAGACGGACGATGAATAGCGGGGAAGAGCCGGGACTCTATGTGCACGTACCCTTCTGCAAGACCAAGTGTGCATATTGTGATTTCTACTCCATTGCCGACGCCTCGGCTCACCGGGCATTCGTCAAGGCAGTGAGCGCTGAGGCGCTCTCATATAGAGAAATGTTCGGTCGTTTCGACTCGCTCTATTTTGGAGGGGGTACACCCTCGGTCATGACCGAAAAGGACTTCACAGACCTGGTAAACGACATCAGATCAACGTTTAACTTTGCCCCCGATACAGAGTGCACCGTAGAGATGAACCCTGATGATGTAACCAAAAAGAAGCTCAAACTCTATAAGGACCTCGGGATAAACCGGGTGAGCCTTGGCTTGCAATCGCTCAACGACAGGGAACTTGTCTTCCTCAAGAGAAGACATACGGCGGAAGGCGCGCGAAGGGCGATCGATCTCGTTCACGGCGCAGGATTTGTCAATTGGAGCATTGACCTCATCTATGGGCTGCCCGGCCAGACCGAGTCGGACTGGATGGCGACCCTCAACGAGGCAGCCTCACGCGGACCGGCTCATATTTCCTGCTATGAGCTCACCCTTCATCACGAAACGCCGCTCGGACGATTGGCGGCCAAAGGAGGCCTCAACTTGCCCTCTGCAAAAAAACAGGAGAGGCTCTTTTTGGCCACCTCTCAGTTTCTGCGCGACAAGGGATTCGACCATTATGAGGTGTCCAATTTCGCGCGGGGCAAGGCGTATCGTTCCCGCCACAATCTTAAGTACTGGCGTCACGCTTTTTACCTGGGGCTCGGGCCCGCCGCCCATTCCTTCTCCAATGGCACAAGGTGGTGGAACTGCGCTTCCGTTAATGAGTATTGCACGGCGCTCAGCGAGCGCAGAAGGCCGGTGGAGGGAAGCGAGACCCTTTCTTCGGAACAGCTCGAGCTGGAGAGGCTCTTTCTCGGTTTCCGTAATCTCGAGGGGGTTGAGATAAGAGGGGCGCTCGATAATCATCAATCTTCCCGGGTCATCGAGGATTTGATTGCGCGAAACCTCGTGACTAGAGATGCCGACAGAATCGTACCTACCGTAAAAGGATATCTCCTCGCGGATAGGCTTCCGCTTCTTATCCCCGCATAATCTTCTTTGGGACCCTTTAAGCTCTCAACGTTTTTTACCAAAGCATAAAGCGACCTTCATTCGAAGCCAGGGCCCGCTCTATCTGACCTGAGCGGCCTCGGCCTTCGCGAGCGTAATCCTGGCCTGGGCGAGCTTCTTGTATTCCTTCCTGATCTTTGCGACGTTGCCCGCGGCTACGGCCTTCAAGAGATCTCCCTCGAGCTCGGCCACGTCAAGGAGCTTGTAGTAATCGAGGGACTCCTTAAGGTGCGCCAGCACAATCATCCCGGTTATGATGGGATGGTTGTTGGTCACGTTGGCGTCTTTGAACCTGACGCCGTGTTCCAACTCCACCTCCAGGCCTTTGCGAAACTCTTCGGGGTCGATACCCATTCTGGCAGCGCTCATCTCGCGGAGGATCGTCCTTGCTTCTTTCGGCAGCACCTTCGCCTGTTTCAGCTTTGTCCAATCCCTGATCTTCAAAGTCTTGCAAATCTTACTCACTTCTTGCTTAGTAATGTATTCCGGTAACTTCATGACGTTCTCCTTTTTTTGAGGCTCTATAAACCTTATATGACCGGCCGATAGAATTCGATAGTTTAGTCCTTGAACAGCTTGAGCTTGAGCGAGTTGCTCACCACTGAGATGGAGCTCACCACCATGGCAAACGCTCCGAAAATGGGCTCAAATCTGATGTGAAAGAAAGGGTAGAGCACGCCGAAGGCGATGGGTATACCGAGGACGTTGTAAATGAAGGCCCAGAAAAGGTTCTGTTTTATCACGAGCAGCGTCTTCCTTGAGAGTCTCACGAGGCTCAAAAGGCGTGAAAGCTGCCCCTTCATAAGCACAATATCGGCGGACTCGATGGCGATGTCCGTTCCTCTGCCCATGGCAACGCCCACATCGGCTGCCGCGAGCGAAGGGGCATCGTTGATGCCGTCCCCCACCATAACTGTCACGCCGTTCTTTCTGAAATCTTCCACGATCTCTGCTTTCTTTTCAGGCAGGACTCGAGAGAAATATCTCTTTATTCCTACCTTTTCGCTGATCGATTGGGCCCCCTCCATGCTGTCGCCCGTTATCATGACAGCCTCAATCCCCATGGCCTTGAGGCTGCTTACTACCTCACGCGATTCGTCGCGCACCTTGTCGCTGAAAGCGAGAATACCCAGTATACCCTCATCCCCCCAGACAAGCACCGGGGATGCCCCTGCTTTAGCCCTTGCTTCATATTGTTCCGCGACAGCTTGGTCGAGCGTTCCTCCACGCTCTTCATAGAGGCTCCTATTGCCGATCACATAGCGTGCATCGCCAATCTTTCCGCTCACACCCTTTCCCACAATTGCGCGGAAATCCTCTACCGGAACAGGCATGAACCTCAATTCTTCGGCTTTTTTCCGAAGGGCGTCAGAAAAGGGGTGTTCGGACTGGCGCTCAAGATTGAATGCGACCTCCAGCAGGTCTTTTTCCGAGGCACCGCCGAGCGGCATCACATCGGAAAGAATCACCGTGCCCTCGGTCAACGTACCAGTTTTGTCGAAGAGAACGTATCTTGTTCTGTTCGTCAGTTCCAGGGCCTCGGCGGTCTTAATAAGGATTCCTCTTTTGGCGCCCACACCGGTCGCTACCATAATAGCGGTGGGTGTGGCGAGACCGAGCGCACAGGGACAGGCGATGATAAGCACGCTCACGAAGGAGAGCAGCGCATTCGTGATCCTGGGTTCAGGACCCAAAAAGAACCAGGCCAAAAACGCGAAAATACTCACGATGATGACTATGGGCACAAAGACCCCGGCGACTTTATCGGCAAGCCTCTGAACAGGCGCTTTTGTGAACTGCGCTTCTTCGACGAGACGAATCACCTTTGCAAGGACTGTATCTTTGCCGATACGCGTAGTCCTCACCGTTATGGAACCTTTGCCGTTTATGGTACCGCCGATTACCTCATCACCCATGCCCTTTGATACCGGGATGCTTTCCCCTGTAATCATGGATTCATCCACGTAGGTGCTACCCTGCACGACCGCGCCATCAATGGGCAGTCTTTCGCCCGGTTTCACGAGCACGAGATCACCCACCTCCAGCGTATCCGTAGGCACTCGCACCTCCCGGCCGTCTTTTATCACGGCGCATTCTTTGGGCGAGAGTTCGTAGAGCATCTTGATGGCTGTATAGGTGCGTGTTTTTGCCTTTGATTCGAAGTAGCGGCCGAGAAGGATAAGTGTAATGATCGTGGCACTCGAATCAAAATAGGTCATGGGCATAACACCGGCAGAGCTGATCGTTGATGGGAAGAATGTGACGACAACGCTGTAGAAGAAGGCCGCCGAGGTACCCACGGATATGAGCGTGTTCATGTCGGCGCTCATGTGTTTAAGACCGAGATAAGCCGCCCGATGGAACCGCATACCGAAATAAAACTGAACGGGAATCGCGAGCAGGAGCAAAACACTATTGTTATACGGAAGCGCCGCCCACAGGGACAAAATTAAAATTGGCACGCAGAGGCAGACAGCCCCGATAAAGGATTTCTTCAATTCCCTCTCTTCCTTCTGCGCCCTCACCGTTACATCGGCTTCCACGTCAACGTCGTATCCGATATCGCGAATGAGCGAAATAACCTTTTTCAGCTCAATATCGCCCCGCGGCACAATGACCGCTTTCTTGAGGGGAAAATTTACGTGGGCTTCTTTAATCTCATCCATCTTGTTGAGCTCCCTTTCAATGCGGGCAGAGCATGCGGCACAGCTCATGCCGGTGATGGGAAGCTCAATCTTTTCCGACATGTAGGTCCTCCTCGCTATTACCTTGAATCTAAATAGGAACTACATTATAGGACAGAAGGGCTTAAATAACAACGAGCCTGACAGGGGGGAGAGAATTCGTGTTCTGTCACAGAGCACAACGGAAGAGGGTGGCGCGCGCGTGCGCTTTTTTATGTTTAATATTTTCTGAAAAAGGTCGATAATAAACACAGGGGGCAGATGTGAGGTTACTCTGGTGATTGGCGGGCGAGCTTGATGATTGGAAGCACAAAGATATCAAAACGCATACTCAGTATACCGACTGTAGCATCAGGGTTTTTCGCGTTCGTCCTGGTGGCCGTGATCCTCGATTGGAAGTACGTTTCCCTGGGGATTGCAATCGCCGGCATTATCGTCTGTTTTCTCGTAGCAATCTTCGTATCAAAGAGCATACTCACGCCGATCAGAAAGATGAACGACGCCGTAGGGGCTGTGGCAGGAGGAGATCTCACCAGGCGCGTCCCCACCGGCGAGCGGGATGAATTAGGCCAGGTGGCGCTCAATTTCAACGCCTCCTTAGAGAAGCTGCATGGCATATTAACGCACTTCGCAAAAGACAGCTACGTTGTATCGAGCACCGCTTATACCCTGGACAAAGCATATAAGCTCATGATAGCCGGGATGAATGACGCCGTGGCTCAGGTCAACTCCGTGGCGACCGCCGGCGAGGAGATGTCCACCACATCTGCCGAAATAGCCGAGAATTGCGTGTCTGCGGCCAAAAGCTCGGAAAAGGCAAATCAATCAGCGCTCACCGGTCAGTCTGTGGCAGACGGGACTCTCGAGGTCATGAGCCGCGTACACACTATAGTGAACTCCTCTGCGCAGATCATAGAGGGCTTGGGTAGAAGGTCCGATGAAATAGGGGGCGTCATCAATCTCATTAATGATATTGCGGACCAGACTAACCTGCTCGCCCTGAATGCGGCCATTGAAGCGGCCAGGGCGGGTGAACACGGCAGGGGTTTCGCGGTGGTGGCAGACGAGGTCCGCAAGCTAGCGGAAAAAACAACTCAGGCCACCAAACATATAGGCGAAACGATCAAGGCCATGCAGTCCGAGACGCAACAGGCGGTGACCTCCATGGAAGAGGGGGTCAGAACCGTGGAGACGGGGACCCAGGAAGCCAAAAAGTCCGACGGTGCGCTCAAGGACATTTTGAAACAGGTCGGCACGGTTGCCGCCGAGATAAACCAGATTGCCGTAGCATCTGAGCAACAAACCGCCACGACAAATGAATTAGCCCAGAATATCCAGCGTATATCCGAGGCAATAAAACAGACGGCCGAGAACTTAAACCAGAACGCCGGTTCCATCTCCCAAATGGCCGAACTTTCTCTGGATATACAGAAAGTCGTGACGCAGTTCAAAATGGCTACCGAGGAAGACGGAAAAAGGATGGTCGAAAAAGCAGCCGCTTACATTAAGGCCCACGGAAGAGAGAAAGCATTTGAAGAGTTCAGCAATCCGAGGGGCGAATTTGTAAAGAACGGCCTGTACATCATAGCGCAGGATTTCAACGGAACCATACTGCTCAACGGCTCTGATCGTTCCAGGCTGGGGAAGAACTTGATCGACATGCAGGACCCCAACGGAAAATACTTCGTGAGAGAAACAATCCACGTGGCAAAAACCAAAGGTAGCGGCATGGTCGAATGCGTTTATCTTAATGCGGCCACCAAGACCCTCCACCCGAAGGTCTATTACGTGCAGGCAATGGAAGACTACGTCATCAGTTGCGGCGTATACAAATAAGCCTTCTTGCCGTCTCGTTTCCACCATCTTGTCTCACGATATAATATCCAAACAGTTTGAGCATAACCACGGGTCATCCGGCCAATTTCATTGACCGCCTCTCTATATCAGTGTACTATAGTAACATTTTTTCCTTAAGCGTCTTTACTGAGGTGAGACATGGGACTCATTAATATGGCGATCGATTTCGTCCTCCACATCGATGTGCATATGGGGGAGATAATCCGGTCATACGGCGTATGGACGTATCTCTTACTCTTTCTCATAATCTTTTGCGAAACAGGACTCGTAGTAACGCCCTTTTTGCCAGGGGATTCGCTCCTGTTCGCCGCTGGGGCCTTTGCCACGCGGGGCGATTTGAACGTGCTCGCGCTTTTCGGTCTGCTCGCCTCTGCTGCAATCCTCGGAAACAGCACAAATTACACAATAGGTCATTTCGTGGGGCCGAAAATCTTCCACAAGGAACGGGTTCCTTTTTTGAACAAAGAATATCTGAACAGGACCCATGAGTTCTATGAAAAGTACGGGGGCAAGACCATTATCATCGCCCGATTCATCCCCATTATCAGGACCTTCGCCCCTTTTGTGGCGGGCATCGGAAGAATGACCTACAGGCGGTTCATTAGCCGCGATCTGGTGGGCGGCATCTCCTGGATAGGCTCTTTTACCTTTGGCGGCTACTTCTTCGGCAATATTCCTATGATAAAACGGAACTTTACCATTGTCATCTTCGCTATCATTATTATCTCAGTCATGCCCGCGGTCATCGAATTCATCCGCCAGCACACGCTCAGGAAGGGATGATCCGTAAGGATGGCGGCTCCCGGATAGCGGGGGTGAGCCCGGGTCAAGCACCGGTCAGAGGAAGACCGAAACCGTCTCGCCCTTTTTTATATTCTTGATCGCCGCGAAGCTCCCCTTGAAATATCCGAATTCGATATAGCCCGAGCTGCCTGCGAGACAGGTAAATTGGCTTTCGTAGTAACTCCTGTTCAAAGTCGTGAACTTGAGATCGGCGATGGTCACAGAAAAAGGGCGGCCATTTGCGAAGTCTTTCAAAAATTCGCCTTTAATGTTGGTGATGGCATTGCCGAACCGGTCGATCCGGACGACCTGCCCCTTGAGGGCATTATTCTCCACCCGGGGTGTAAGGTCAAGGCGGACGGGATCATGCACGACTTCTCCCGCAGACGAAGGTGCAATTCCCTGGGCGAGATGCGCGGCTGCCGGTGCGAAGACATCCCTGCCATGAAAAGTCCCGCTTACCTTCTTGAGCATGAACTCGTTCTTTTCAATAGCATAAACCTCTGACGCGCCATCCATGATGAGGGTGAAGATGCCGTTGTCCGGGCCAACGAAACAATGGGTATCCCTGCGTACCACGATGGGTCTTCGTTCGCTTCCGACCGTAGGGTCGACAATAGCCACATGCACCGAGTCAGAAGGGAAGAATCGCCAGTAATCGTCTACGACAAAGGCCGCCTCGCGTATATCCCCAGGCTCTATCTCATGGGTAATATCGACCACGGTCACGTGAACATTGATGGAGAGAATCACGCCCTTCATGATGCCCACGTATGGGTCGTGTAAGCCAAAATCGGATAAAAGGGTAATCGTGCTCAACGTTCTTTACCGAAAGAGCATGGGGATGTACTTCTTGAAGGGCTTTGCGATAATTCCTTTTTCGGTAATAAAATTCGAGATGAGCTTGTGCGGTGTTACGTCGAAACCGAAGTAGCGAGCCTTGGCGTCCTTTACCGTAAGCAATGCGCCCTTAAGGTATTTTACTTCATTGCCATCCCTTTCCTCGATATCGATGTACGTTCCGTTCTGTGTGCGCGGGTCGAAGGTAGAAACCGGTGCGGCAACAAAAAAAGGAATCTCAAACTGGTGTGCACAAAGGGCCAGCATAAATGTCCCGATCTTATTTGCTGTGTCGCCATTTTTGGCGATACGGTCTGCGCCCACGATCACCTTATCGATGCCTTTCCTCATGGCCATGAGTCCCACGTGGTTCTCAGGGATAAGCTCAACAGGGATCTTTTCCTGCATGAGCTCCCAGACGGTGAGTCGTGCGCCCTGCATGTAAGGGCGCGTCTCCGTGGCGATGACCTTGATCTTCTTTCCCGATTCGTGGGCCGCCCTGACCACTCCCAGCGCCGTGCCATACCCTCCGGTCGCCAAGGCCCCGGCGTTGCAGTGCGTAAGGATCGTGTCGCCGTCATCGATTAGTTCAGCACCATACAGGGAGAGCATGCGGTTGTTTTCGATGTCATCGACGTGGATTGCGATTGCCTCTTCAAGCATGGCTTGAAAAAGATCGTCGCCCCCTTTGTAGTTCTCATAGGCCCGGGCCATCTTCTGCAGGGCCCAGAAGAGGTTCACCGCCGTGGGCCGCGTATGGCCGAGCTTGTTCAGGATTGTCTGTATGTTGCTTTCCGTGACAGGCTTTTTCATCCTCATGACTTCTTTAATGCCGAGCACAACCCCGTAGGCGGCCACGATGCCGATGAGCGGAGCACCGCGGACGGTCATATTGCTGATGGCTAAAGCCACGTCTTTTAAGTCTTTACATTTTACGTAGGTCACCTTGAAAGGCAGAAGCCTTTGATCAAGGAGGTATAACACCCCGTCTTTCCAGTAGATGTGATCGGTCATGCTTATAACCTCACTCGCCCTTCAAG
This genomic window from Syntrophorhabdaceae bacterium contains:
- the mtnA gene encoding S-methyl-5-thioribose-1-phosphate isomerase translates to MTDHIYWKDGVLYLLDQRLLPFKVTYVKCKDLKDVALAISNMTVRGAPLIGIVAAYGVVLGIKEVMRMKKPVTESNIQTILNKLGHTRPTAVNLFWALQKMARAYENYKGGDDLFQAMLEEAIAIHVDDIENNRMLSLYGAELIDDGDTILTHCNAGALATGGYGTALGVVRAAHESGKKIKVIATETRPYMQGARLTVWELMQEKIPVELIPENHVGLMAMRKGIDKVIVGADRIAKNGDTANKIGTFMLALCAHQFEIPFFVAAPVSTFDPRTQNGTYIDIEERDGNEVKYLKGALLTVKDAKARYFGFDVTPHKLISNFITEKGIIAKPFKKYIPMLFR
- a CDS encoding methyl-accepting chemotaxis protein, translated to MIGSTKISKRILSIPTVASGFFAFVLVAVILDWKYVSLGIAIAGIIVCFLVAIFVSKSILTPIRKMNDAVGAVAGGDLTRRVPTGERDELGQVALNFNASLEKLHGILTHFAKDSYVVSSTAYTLDKAYKLMIAGMNDAVAQVNSVATAGEEMSTTSAEIAENCVSAAKSSEKANQSALTGQSVADGTLEVMSRVHTIVNSSAQIIEGLGRRSDEIGGVINLINDIADQTNLLALNAAIEAARAGEHGRGFAVVADEVRKLAEKTTQATKHIGETIKAMQSETQQAVTSMEEGVRTVETGTQEAKKSDGALKDILKQVGTVAAEINQIAVASEQQTATTNELAQNIQRISEAIKQTAENLNQNAGSISQMAELSLDIQKVVTQFKMATEEDGKRMVEKAAAYIKAHGREKAFEEFSNPRGEFVKNGLYIIAQDFNGTILLNGSDRSRLGKNLIDMQDPNGKYFVRETIHVAKTKGSGMVECVYLNAATKTLHPKVYYVQAMEDYVISCGVYK
- the lepA gene encoding translation elongation factor 4; translation: MKHIRNFSIIAHIDHGKSTLADRLIQYTHLIDDRQFRDQILDNMDIERERGITIKSQTVDLPYVADDGEPYELNLIDTPGHVDFSYEVSRALASCEGVLLLIDAAQGVEAQTLGNLYAALEHNLVIIPVINKIDLPVADIERVKHEIDHELGLDPESAILCSAKEGTGIEDIFKAVIERIPPPSGDSSKPLTALIFDAHYDPFRGTIVSCRIFDGTVRHGDIIRLMSNGTTYKVEEVGVFRLAREPQKELTAGMVGYLIAGIKTVSDTRIGDTITLDTHPAAHPLPGFVEVKPVVFSSIYPIASDDYPSLVDALEKYKLNDAALVYEKDSSAALGQGFRCGFLGLLHLEIVQERLEREFDQSIIMTAPSVQYRFYLNEGAMVEVDNPLYYPDPAKIRKSEEPYIRASILVPERYVGAVIKLCMDRRGVNSHLNYPTPGRVEITFDMPLAEVIFDFYDRLKSITQGYGSFDYEIIDYRESDLVKLDILVNGEKVDALSILVHRDNARERAVRVCERLKDEIPRQQFKIAIQGAIGGKIIARSTISAYRKDVTAKCYGGDVTRKRKLLEKQKKGKKRMRMVGDVEIPQSAFLAALKTDDE
- the hemW gene encoding radical SAM family heme chaperone HemW; this encodes MNSGEEPGLYVHVPFCKTKCAYCDFYSIADASAHRAFVKAVSAEALSYREMFGRFDSLYFGGGTPSVMTEKDFTDLVNDIRSTFNFAPDTECTVEMNPDDVTKKKLKLYKDLGINRVSLGLQSLNDRELVFLKRRHTAEGARRAIDLVHGAGFVNWSIDLIYGLPGQTESDWMATLNEAASRGPAHISCYELTLHHETPLGRLAAKGGLNLPSAKKQERLFLATSQFLRDKGFDHYEVSNFARGKAYRSRHNLKYWRHAFYLGLGPAAHSFSNGTRWWNCASVNEYCTALSERRRPVEGSETLSSEQLELERLFLGFRNLEGVEIRGALDNHQSSRVIEDLIARNLVTRDADRIVPTVKGYLLADRLPLLIPA
- a CDS encoding SAM-dependent chlorinase/fluorinase; protein product: MSTITLLSDFGLHDPYVGIMKGVILSINVHVTVVDITHEIEPGDIREAAFVVDDYWRFFPSDSVHVAIVDPTVGSERRPIVVRRDTHCFVGPDNGIFTLIMDGASEVYAIEKNEFMLKKVSGTFHGRDVFAPAAAHLAQGIAPSSAGEVVHDPVRLDLTPRVENNALKGQVVRIDRFGNAITNIKGEFLKDFANGRPFSVTIADLKFTTLNRSYYESQFTCLAGSSGYIEFGYFKGSFAAIKNIKKGETVSVFL
- a CDS encoding DUF5661 family protein; its protein translation is MKLPEYITKQEVSKICKTLKIRDWTKLKQAKVLPKEARTILREMSAARMGIDPEEFRKGLEVELEHGVRFKDANVTNNHPIITGMIVLAHLKESLDYYKLLDVAELEGDLLKAVAAGNVAKIRKEYKKLAQARITLAKAEAAQVR
- a CDS encoding DedA family protein, coding for MGLINMAIDFVLHIDVHMGEIIRSYGVWTYLLLFLIIFCETGLVVTPFLPGDSLLFAAGAFATRGDLNVLALFGLLASAAILGNSTNYTIGHFVGPKIFHKERVPFLNKEYLNRTHEFYEKYGGKTIIIARFIPIIRTFAPFVAGIGRMTYRRFISRDLVGGISWIGSFTFGGYFFGNIPMIKRNFTIVIFAIIIISVMPAVIEFIRQHTLRKG
- a CDS encoding heavy metal translocating P-type ATPase encodes the protein MSEKIELPITGMSCAACSARIERELNKMDEIKEAHVNFPLKKAVIVPRGDIELKKVISLIRDIGYDVDVEADVTVRAQKEERELKKSFIGAVCLCVPILILSLWAALPYNNSVLLLLAIPVQFYFGMRFHRAAYLGLKHMSADMNTLISVGTSAAFFYSVVVTFFPSTISSAGVMPMTYFDSSATIITLILLGRYFESKAKTRTYTAIKMLYELSPKECAVIKDGREVRVPTDTLEVGDLVLVKPGERLPIDGAVVQGSTYVDESMITGESIPVSKGMGDEVIGGTINGKGSITVRTTRIGKDTVLAKVIRLVEEAQFTKAPVQRLADKVAGVFVPIVIIVSIFAFLAWFFLGPEPRITNALLSFVSVLIIACPCALGLATPTAIMVATGVGAKRGILIKTAEALELTNRTRYVLFDKTGTLTEGTVILSDVMPLGGASEKDLLEVAFNLERQSEHPFSDALRKKAEELRFMPVPVEDFRAIVGKGVSGKIGDARYVIGNRSLYEERGGTLDQAVAEQYEARAKAGASPVLVWGDEGILGILAFSDKVRDESREVVSSLKAMGIEAVMITGDSMEGAQSISEKVGIKRYFSRVLPEKKAEIVEDFRKNGVTVMVGDGINDAPSLAAADVGVAMGRGTDIAIESADIVLMKGQLSRLLSLVRLSRKTLLVIKQNLFWAFIYNVLGIPIAFGVLYPFFHIRFEPIFGAFAMVVSSISVVSNSLKLKLFKD